The Magnolia sinica isolate HGM2019 chromosome 9, MsV1, whole genome shotgun sequence genome contains a region encoding:
- the LOC131255813 gene encoding cellulose synthase-like protein E1 isoform X2 — protein sequence MGREGYAPLFETKEAKGRIAYKIYAISVFMGICMIWMYRATHVPEKGLRWAWFCMFGAEIWFGIYWIFTQSARWRPVYRSTFKERLSHRYEDELPGVDIFVCTADPTIEPPTLVINTVLSVMAYDYPQEKLSIYLSDDGGSDLTFYALLEASRFSKHWIPFCKKFKVEPRSPAVYFATTSEPHDTQHTNEWLSTKKLYEEMANRIDTTVKLGRISGEIRAEHKGFTEWQSVVNSRNHQAIIQIRVSSVISNGPIILTIDCDMYSNNAESVRDALCFFMDEEKGREIAYVQFPQSFHNLSKNDIYGNSYKTINGMEFHGMDGYGGPMYVGTGCFFRRESLCGKKYSEEYKEEWKKGMEGRAKGNAMELEDRAKGLASCTCEENTQWGKEMGLKYGTPVEDVTTGLAIQCRGWKSIYLNPTRKAFLGIAPTTLLQSLVQHKRWGEGHLQLFLTKHCSFIQGHGKIKLQLQMGNAILNAWAVNAFPTLCYVVVPSLSLLNGISLFPKISSPWFITFAYVTVAKHTYSLVEGLWLGDTVQSWWNQQRIWLYRRTSAYFFANIDVALKLSGLAKSAFAITAKETDDEVAKRYELEIMEFGSNSPMFTILATLAMLNLFCLFGAIKRLAMGDEMGDVEALVLQFVLCGVLVIINWPIYQGLLMRKDMGRLPTTVAFTSIGLAVLACLNPMH from the exons atgggaagaGAAGGATATGCACCTCTCTTTGAAACTAAGGAAGCAAAGGGTAGGATTGCATATAAGATTTATGCAATCTCGGTATTCATGGGCATCTGTATGATTTGGATGTACAGAGCAACTCATGTTCCAGAAAAAGGGCTGAGGTGGGCATGGTTTTGCATGTTTGGAGCTGAGATTTGGTTTGGAATCTATTGGATTTTCACTCAATCAGCACGTTGGAGGCCTGTCTATCGTTCTACCTTCAAAGAAAGGCTCTCCCACAG ATATGAAGATGAATTGCCAGGGGTGGACATTTTTGTGTGCACTGCGGACCCCACAATAGAACCCCCCACCCTAGTGATCAACACCGTTCTTTCAGTTATGGCCTACGATTACCCACAGGAGAAGCTGAGCATCTACCTCTCCGATGATGGTGGGTCAGATCTGACATTCTACGCTCTATTAGAGGCATCTCGCTTCTCGAAGCATTGGATCCCATTTTGTAAGAAATTCAAGGTGGAGCCAAGATCACCGGCCGTCTATTTTGCCACAACATCTGAGCCGCATGATACTCAACACACCAACGAATGGTTGTCCACCAAG AAATTGTACGAAGAAATGGCGAATCGGATAGACACTACAGTTAAATTGGGCCGTATATCAGGAGAAATCCGAGCCGAGCACAAAGGTTTCACAGAGTGGCAATCGGTAGTAAATTCACGCAACCATCAGGCCATTATTCAG ATTCGGGTGTCATCAGTTATAAGCAACGGACCAATCATCCTGACCATAGATTGCGACATGTACTCAAACAATGCAGAATCGGTGAGAGATGCATTGTGTTTTTTCATGGATGAAGAGAAGGGTCGTGAAATCGCTTACGTACAATTCCCTCAGAGCTTCCATAATCTCAGTAAGAATGATATTTATGGTAATTCCTACAAGACAATTAACGGG ATGGAATTCCACGGTATGGATGGATATGGAGGGCCAATGTACGTTGGGACCGGGTGCTTTTTTAGGAGGGAGAGTCTATGTGGGAAGAAGTATAGTGAGGAATACAAGGAGGAATGGAAAAAGGGAATGGAAGGGCGAGCAAAGGGAAATGCTATGGAGTTGGAGGATAGAGCCAAAGGTCTTGCAAGTTGCACTTGTGAAGAGAATACTCAATGGGGAaaagag ATGGGATTGAAGTATGGGACTCCAGTGGAGGATGTAACAACAGGTTTGGCAATTCAATGTAGGGGGTGGAAATCCATATATCTCAACCCAACTAGGAAAGCATTCTTGGGTATTGCACCTACAACCTTATTACAATCATTGGTGCAACATAAGAGATGGGGAGAAGGTCACCTTCAACTATTCCTCACCAAGCACTGTTCCTTCATACAAGGGCATGGCAAGATAAAGCTACAACTTCAAATGGGCAATGCTATTCTCAATGCATGGGCTGTCAATGCCTTCCCAACACTATGTTATGTTGTGGTCCCATCCCTCAGCCTTCTCAATGGCATTTCCTTatttccaaag ATCTCAAGCCCATGGTTCATTACCTTTGCATATGTGACCGTCGCAAAGCACACATACAGCCTAGTCGAGGGGCTATGGTTGGGAGATACAGTCCAGTCATGGTGGAACCAACAACGAATTTGGCTCTACAGAAGGACATCGGCATACTTCTTTGCCAACATCGATGTGGCACTCAAGTTATCAGGGCTTGCCAAGTCAGCATTCGCAATAACAGCTAAGGAAACCGACGACGAGGTGGCCAAGAGGTATGAACTGGAGATCATGGAGTTTGGGTCCAATTCTCCCATGTTCACCATCCTAGCGACTCTGGCAATGTTGAACCTCTTCTGTCTATTTGGTGCAATCAAGAGGCTAGCCATGGGTGATGAAATGGGAGATGTGGAGGCATTGGTGTTGCAGTTTGTTCTATGTGGGGTGTTGGTCATCATCAACTGGCCTATCTATCAAGGGCTCCTCATGCGCAAGGATATGGGACGCCTGCCCACTACAGTCGCATTTACATCTATTGGTTTAGCTGTACTGGCTTGTCTAAATCCCATGCATTAG
- the LOC131255813 gene encoding cellulose synthase-like protein E6 isoform X4 — protein sequence MGREGYAPLFETKEAKGRIAYKIYAISVFMGICMIWMYRATHVPEKGLRWAWFCMFGAEIWFGIYWIFTQSARWRPVYRSTFKERLSHRYEDELPGVDIFVCTADPTIEPPTLVINTVLSVMAYDYPQEKLSIYLSDDGGSDLTFYALLEASRFSKHWIPFCKKFKVEPRSPAVYFATTSEPHDTQHTNEWLSTKKLYEEMANRIDTTVKLGRISGEIRAEHKGFTEWQSVVNSRNHQAIIQILIDGRDPNAVDAEGSALPTLVYMAREKRPQHPHNFKAGALNALIRVSSVISNGPIILTIDCDMYSNNAESVRDALCFFMDEEKGREIAYVQFPQSFHNLSKNDIYGNSYKTINGMEFHGMDGYGGPMYVGTGCFFRRESLCGKKYSEEYKEEWKKGMEGRAKGNAMELEDRAKGLASCTCEENTQWGKEISSPWFITFAYVTVAKHTYSLVEGLWLGDTVQSWWNQQRIWLYRRTSAYFFANIDVALKLSGLAKSAFAITAKETDDEVAKRYELEIMEFGSNSPMFTILATLAMLNLFCLFGAIKRLAMGDEMGDVEALVLQFVLCGVLVIINWPIYQGLLMRKDMGRLPTTVAFTSIGLAVLACLNPMH from the exons atgggaagaGAAGGATATGCACCTCTCTTTGAAACTAAGGAAGCAAAGGGTAGGATTGCATATAAGATTTATGCAATCTCGGTATTCATGGGCATCTGTATGATTTGGATGTACAGAGCAACTCATGTTCCAGAAAAAGGGCTGAGGTGGGCATGGTTTTGCATGTTTGGAGCTGAGATTTGGTTTGGAATCTATTGGATTTTCACTCAATCAGCACGTTGGAGGCCTGTCTATCGTTCTACCTTCAAAGAAAGGCTCTCCCACAG ATATGAAGATGAATTGCCAGGGGTGGACATTTTTGTGTGCACTGCGGACCCCACAATAGAACCCCCCACCCTAGTGATCAACACCGTTCTTTCAGTTATGGCCTACGATTACCCACAGGAGAAGCTGAGCATCTACCTCTCCGATGATGGTGGGTCAGATCTGACATTCTACGCTCTATTAGAGGCATCTCGCTTCTCGAAGCATTGGATCCCATTTTGTAAGAAATTCAAGGTGGAGCCAAGATCACCGGCCGTCTATTTTGCCACAACATCTGAGCCGCATGATACTCAACACACCAACGAATGGTTGTCCACCAAG AAATTGTACGAAGAAATGGCGAATCGGATAGACACTACAGTTAAATTGGGCCGTATATCAGGAGAAATCCGAGCCGAGCACAAAGGTTTCACAGAGTGGCAATCGGTAGTAAATTCACGCAACCATCAGGCCATTATTCAG ATATTAATTGATGGGAGGGACCCGAATGCTGTGGATGCTGAAGGATCGGCATTGCCAACACTCGTGTACATGGCACGTGAGAAGAGACCTCAACATCCCCACAACTTCAAAGCTGGTGCTTTGAATGCATTG ATTCGGGTGTCATCAGTTATAAGCAACGGACCAATCATCCTGACCATAGATTGCGACATGTACTCAAACAATGCAGAATCGGTGAGAGATGCATTGTGTTTTTTCATGGATGAAGAGAAGGGTCGTGAAATCGCTTACGTACAATTCCCTCAGAGCTTCCATAATCTCAGTAAGAATGATATTTATGGTAATTCCTACAAGACAATTAACGGG ATGGAATTCCACGGTATGGATGGATATGGAGGGCCAATGTACGTTGGGACCGGGTGCTTTTTTAGGAGGGAGAGTCTATGTGGGAAGAAGTATAGTGAGGAATACAAGGAGGAATGGAAAAAGGGAATGGAAGGGCGAGCAAAGGGAAATGCTATGGAGTTGGAGGATAGAGCCAAAGGTCTTGCAAGTTGCACTTGTGAAGAGAATACTCAATGGGGAaaagag ATCTCAAGCCCATGGTTCATTACCTTTGCATATGTGACCGTCGCAAAGCACACATACAGCCTAGTCGAGGGGCTATGGTTGGGAGATACAGTCCAGTCATGGTGGAACCAACAACGAATTTGGCTCTACAGAAGGACATCGGCATACTTCTTTGCCAACATCGATGTGGCACTCAAGTTATCAGGGCTTGCCAAGTCAGCATTCGCAATAACAGCTAAGGAAACCGACGACGAGGTGGCCAAGAGGTATGAACTGGAGATCATGGAGTTTGGGTCCAATTCTCCCATGTTCACCATCCTAGCGACTCTGGCAATGTTGAACCTCTTCTGTCTATTTGGTGCAATCAAGAGGCTAGCCATGGGTGATGAAATGGGAGATGTGGAGGCATTGGTGTTGCAGTTTGTTCTATGTGGGGTGTTGGTCATCATCAACTGGCCTATCTATCAAGGGCTCCTCATGCGCAAGGATATGGGACGCCTGCCCACTACAGTCGCATTTACATCTATTGGTTTAGCTGTACTGGCTTGTCTAAATCCCATGCATTAG
- the LOC131255813 gene encoding cellulose synthase-like protein E1 isoform X3: MGREGYAPLFETKEAKGRIAYKIYAISVFMGICMIWMYRATHVPEKGLRWAWFCMFGAEIWFGIYWIFTQSARWRPVYRSTFKERLSHRYEDELPGVDIFVCTADPTIEPPTLVINTVLSVMAYDYPQEKLSIYLSDDGGSDLTFYALLEASRFSKHWIPFCKKFKVEPRSPAVYFATTSEPHDTQHTNEWLSTKKLYEEMANRIDTTVKLGRISGEIRAEHKGFTEWQSVVNSRNHQAIIQILIDGRDPNAVDAEGSALPTLVYMAREKRPQHPHNFKAGALNALMEFHGMDGYGGPMYVGTGCFFRRESLCGKKYSEEYKEEWKKGMEGRAKGNAMELEDRAKGLASCTCEENTQWGKEMGLKYGTPVEDVTTGLAIQCRGWKSIYLNPTRKAFLGIAPTTLLQSLVQHKRWGEGHLQLFLTKHCSFIQGHGKIKLQLQMGNAILNAWAVNAFPTLCYVVVPSLSLLNGISLFPKISSPWFITFAYVTVAKHTYSLVEGLWLGDTVQSWWNQQRIWLYRRTSAYFFANIDVALKLSGLAKSAFAITAKETDDEVAKRYELEIMEFGSNSPMFTILATLAMLNLFCLFGAIKRLAMGDEMGDVEALVLQFVLCGVLVIINWPIYQGLLMRKDMGRLPTTVAFTSIGLAVLACLNPMH, encoded by the exons atgggaagaGAAGGATATGCACCTCTCTTTGAAACTAAGGAAGCAAAGGGTAGGATTGCATATAAGATTTATGCAATCTCGGTATTCATGGGCATCTGTATGATTTGGATGTACAGAGCAACTCATGTTCCAGAAAAAGGGCTGAGGTGGGCATGGTTTTGCATGTTTGGAGCTGAGATTTGGTTTGGAATCTATTGGATTTTCACTCAATCAGCACGTTGGAGGCCTGTCTATCGTTCTACCTTCAAAGAAAGGCTCTCCCACAG ATATGAAGATGAATTGCCAGGGGTGGACATTTTTGTGTGCACTGCGGACCCCACAATAGAACCCCCCACCCTAGTGATCAACACCGTTCTTTCAGTTATGGCCTACGATTACCCACAGGAGAAGCTGAGCATCTACCTCTCCGATGATGGTGGGTCAGATCTGACATTCTACGCTCTATTAGAGGCATCTCGCTTCTCGAAGCATTGGATCCCATTTTGTAAGAAATTCAAGGTGGAGCCAAGATCACCGGCCGTCTATTTTGCCACAACATCTGAGCCGCATGATACTCAACACACCAACGAATGGTTGTCCACCAAG AAATTGTACGAAGAAATGGCGAATCGGATAGACACTACAGTTAAATTGGGCCGTATATCAGGAGAAATCCGAGCCGAGCACAAAGGTTTCACAGAGTGGCAATCGGTAGTAAATTCACGCAACCATCAGGCCATTATTCAG ATATTAATTGATGGGAGGGACCCGAATGCTGTGGATGCTGAAGGATCGGCATTGCCAACACTCGTGTACATGGCACGTGAGAAGAGACCTCAACATCCCCACAACTTCAAAGCTGGTGCTTTGAATGCATTG ATGGAATTCCACGGTATGGATGGATATGGAGGGCCAATGTACGTTGGGACCGGGTGCTTTTTTAGGAGGGAGAGTCTATGTGGGAAGAAGTATAGTGAGGAATACAAGGAGGAATGGAAAAAGGGAATGGAAGGGCGAGCAAAGGGAAATGCTATGGAGTTGGAGGATAGAGCCAAAGGTCTTGCAAGTTGCACTTGTGAAGAGAATACTCAATGGGGAaaagag ATGGGATTGAAGTATGGGACTCCAGTGGAGGATGTAACAACAGGTTTGGCAATTCAATGTAGGGGGTGGAAATCCATATATCTCAACCCAACTAGGAAAGCATTCTTGGGTATTGCACCTACAACCTTATTACAATCATTGGTGCAACATAAGAGATGGGGAGAAGGTCACCTTCAACTATTCCTCACCAAGCACTGTTCCTTCATACAAGGGCATGGCAAGATAAAGCTACAACTTCAAATGGGCAATGCTATTCTCAATGCATGGGCTGTCAATGCCTTCCCAACACTATGTTATGTTGTGGTCCCATCCCTCAGCCTTCTCAATGGCATTTCCTTatttccaaag ATCTCAAGCCCATGGTTCATTACCTTTGCATATGTGACCGTCGCAAAGCACACATACAGCCTAGTCGAGGGGCTATGGTTGGGAGATACAGTCCAGTCATGGTGGAACCAACAACGAATTTGGCTCTACAGAAGGACATCGGCATACTTCTTTGCCAACATCGATGTGGCACTCAAGTTATCAGGGCTTGCCAAGTCAGCATTCGCAATAACAGCTAAGGAAACCGACGACGAGGTGGCCAAGAGGTATGAACTGGAGATCATGGAGTTTGGGTCCAATTCTCCCATGTTCACCATCCTAGCGACTCTGGCAATGTTGAACCTCTTCTGTCTATTTGGTGCAATCAAGAGGCTAGCCATGGGTGATGAAATGGGAGATGTGGAGGCATTGGTGTTGCAGTTTGTTCTATGTGGGGTGTTGGTCATCATCAACTGGCCTATCTATCAAGGGCTCCTCATGCGCAAGGATATGGGACGCCTGCCCACTACAGTCGCATTTACATCTATTGGTTTAGCTGTACTGGCTTGTCTAAATCCCATGCATTAG
- the LOC131255813 gene encoding cellulose synthase-like protein E6 isoform X1, translating to MGREGYAPLFETKEAKGRIAYKIYAISVFMGICMIWMYRATHVPEKGLRWAWFCMFGAEIWFGIYWIFTQSARWRPVYRSTFKERLSHRYEDELPGVDIFVCTADPTIEPPTLVINTVLSVMAYDYPQEKLSIYLSDDGGSDLTFYALLEASRFSKHWIPFCKKFKVEPRSPAVYFATTSEPHDTQHTNEWLSTKKLYEEMANRIDTTVKLGRISGEIRAEHKGFTEWQSVVNSRNHQAIIQILIDGRDPNAVDAEGSALPTLVYMAREKRPQHPHNFKAGALNALIRVSSVISNGPIILTIDCDMYSNNAESVRDALCFFMDEEKGREIAYVQFPQSFHNLSKNDIYGNSYKTINGMEFHGMDGYGGPMYVGTGCFFRRESLCGKKYSEEYKEEWKKGMEGRAKGNAMELEDRAKGLASCTCEENTQWGKEMGLKYGTPVEDVTTGLAIQCRGWKSIYLNPTRKAFLGIAPTTLLQSLVQHKRWGEGHLQLFLTKHCSFIQGHGKIKLQLQMGNAILNAWAVNAFPTLCYVVVPSLSLLNGISLFPKISSPWFITFAYVTVAKHTYSLVEGLWLGDTVQSWWNQQRIWLYRRTSAYFFANIDVALKLSGLAKSAFAITAKETDDEVAKRYELEIMEFGSNSPMFTILATLAMLNLFCLFGAIKRLAMGDEMGDVEALVLQFVLCGVLVIINWPIYQGLLMRKDMGRLPTTVAFTSIGLAVLACLNPMH from the exons atgggaagaGAAGGATATGCACCTCTCTTTGAAACTAAGGAAGCAAAGGGTAGGATTGCATATAAGATTTATGCAATCTCGGTATTCATGGGCATCTGTATGATTTGGATGTACAGAGCAACTCATGTTCCAGAAAAAGGGCTGAGGTGGGCATGGTTTTGCATGTTTGGAGCTGAGATTTGGTTTGGAATCTATTGGATTTTCACTCAATCAGCACGTTGGAGGCCTGTCTATCGTTCTACCTTCAAAGAAAGGCTCTCCCACAG ATATGAAGATGAATTGCCAGGGGTGGACATTTTTGTGTGCACTGCGGACCCCACAATAGAACCCCCCACCCTAGTGATCAACACCGTTCTTTCAGTTATGGCCTACGATTACCCACAGGAGAAGCTGAGCATCTACCTCTCCGATGATGGTGGGTCAGATCTGACATTCTACGCTCTATTAGAGGCATCTCGCTTCTCGAAGCATTGGATCCCATTTTGTAAGAAATTCAAGGTGGAGCCAAGATCACCGGCCGTCTATTTTGCCACAACATCTGAGCCGCATGATACTCAACACACCAACGAATGGTTGTCCACCAAG AAATTGTACGAAGAAATGGCGAATCGGATAGACACTACAGTTAAATTGGGCCGTATATCAGGAGAAATCCGAGCCGAGCACAAAGGTTTCACAGAGTGGCAATCGGTAGTAAATTCACGCAACCATCAGGCCATTATTCAG ATATTAATTGATGGGAGGGACCCGAATGCTGTGGATGCTGAAGGATCGGCATTGCCAACACTCGTGTACATGGCACGTGAGAAGAGACCTCAACATCCCCACAACTTCAAAGCTGGTGCTTTGAATGCATTG ATTCGGGTGTCATCAGTTATAAGCAACGGACCAATCATCCTGACCATAGATTGCGACATGTACTCAAACAATGCAGAATCGGTGAGAGATGCATTGTGTTTTTTCATGGATGAAGAGAAGGGTCGTGAAATCGCTTACGTACAATTCCCTCAGAGCTTCCATAATCTCAGTAAGAATGATATTTATGGTAATTCCTACAAGACAATTAACGGG ATGGAATTCCACGGTATGGATGGATATGGAGGGCCAATGTACGTTGGGACCGGGTGCTTTTTTAGGAGGGAGAGTCTATGTGGGAAGAAGTATAGTGAGGAATACAAGGAGGAATGGAAAAAGGGAATGGAAGGGCGAGCAAAGGGAAATGCTATGGAGTTGGAGGATAGAGCCAAAGGTCTTGCAAGTTGCACTTGTGAAGAGAATACTCAATGGGGAaaagag ATGGGATTGAAGTATGGGACTCCAGTGGAGGATGTAACAACAGGTTTGGCAATTCAATGTAGGGGGTGGAAATCCATATATCTCAACCCAACTAGGAAAGCATTCTTGGGTATTGCACCTACAACCTTATTACAATCATTGGTGCAACATAAGAGATGGGGAGAAGGTCACCTTCAACTATTCCTCACCAAGCACTGTTCCTTCATACAAGGGCATGGCAAGATAAAGCTACAACTTCAAATGGGCAATGCTATTCTCAATGCATGGGCTGTCAATGCCTTCCCAACACTATGTTATGTTGTGGTCCCATCCCTCAGCCTTCTCAATGGCATTTCCTTatttccaaag ATCTCAAGCCCATGGTTCATTACCTTTGCATATGTGACCGTCGCAAAGCACACATACAGCCTAGTCGAGGGGCTATGGTTGGGAGATACAGTCCAGTCATGGTGGAACCAACAACGAATTTGGCTCTACAGAAGGACATCGGCATACTTCTTTGCCAACATCGATGTGGCACTCAAGTTATCAGGGCTTGCCAAGTCAGCATTCGCAATAACAGCTAAGGAAACCGACGACGAGGTGGCCAAGAGGTATGAACTGGAGATCATGGAGTTTGGGTCCAATTCTCCCATGTTCACCATCCTAGCGACTCTGGCAATGTTGAACCTCTTCTGTCTATTTGGTGCAATCAAGAGGCTAGCCATGGGTGATGAAATGGGAGATGTGGAGGCATTGGTGTTGCAGTTTGTTCTATGTGGGGTGTTGGTCATCATCAACTGGCCTATCTATCAAGGGCTCCTCATGCGCAAGGATATGGGACGCCTGCCCACTACAGTCGCATTTACATCTATTGGTTTAGCTGTACTGGCTTGTCTAAATCCCATGCATTAG
- the LOC131255813 gene encoding cellulose synthase-like protein E6 isoform X5 has product MGREGYAPLFETKEAKGRIAYKIYAISVFMGICMIWMYRATHVPEKGLRWAWFCMFGAEIWFGIYWIFTQSARWRPVYRSTFKERLSHRYEDELPGVDIFVCTADPTIEPPTLVINTVLSVMAYDYPQEKLSIYLSDDGGSDLTFYALLEASRFSKHWIPFCKKFKVEPRSPAVYFATTSEPHDTQHTNEWLSTKKLYEEMANRIDTTVKLGRISGEIRAEHKGFTEWQSVVNSRNHQAIIQILIDGRDPNAVDAEGSALPTLVYMAREKRPQHPHNFKAGALNALIRVSSVISNGPIILTIDCDMYSNNAESVRDALCFFMDEEKGREIAYVQFPQSFHNLSKNDIYGNSYKTINGMEFHGMDGYGGPMYVGTGCFFRRESLCGKKYSEEYKEEWKKGMEGRAKGNAMELEDRAKGLASCTCEENTQWGKEMGLKYGTPVEDVTTGLAIQCRGWKSIYLNPTRKAFLGIAPTTLLQSLVQHKRWGEGHLQLFLTKHCSFIQGHGKIKLQLQMGNAILNAWAVNAFPTLCYVVVPSLSLLNGISLFPK; this is encoded by the exons atgggaagaGAAGGATATGCACCTCTCTTTGAAACTAAGGAAGCAAAGGGTAGGATTGCATATAAGATTTATGCAATCTCGGTATTCATGGGCATCTGTATGATTTGGATGTACAGAGCAACTCATGTTCCAGAAAAAGGGCTGAGGTGGGCATGGTTTTGCATGTTTGGAGCTGAGATTTGGTTTGGAATCTATTGGATTTTCACTCAATCAGCACGTTGGAGGCCTGTCTATCGTTCTACCTTCAAAGAAAGGCTCTCCCACAG ATATGAAGATGAATTGCCAGGGGTGGACATTTTTGTGTGCACTGCGGACCCCACAATAGAACCCCCCACCCTAGTGATCAACACCGTTCTTTCAGTTATGGCCTACGATTACCCACAGGAGAAGCTGAGCATCTACCTCTCCGATGATGGTGGGTCAGATCTGACATTCTACGCTCTATTAGAGGCATCTCGCTTCTCGAAGCATTGGATCCCATTTTGTAAGAAATTCAAGGTGGAGCCAAGATCACCGGCCGTCTATTTTGCCACAACATCTGAGCCGCATGATACTCAACACACCAACGAATGGTTGTCCACCAAG AAATTGTACGAAGAAATGGCGAATCGGATAGACACTACAGTTAAATTGGGCCGTATATCAGGAGAAATCCGAGCCGAGCACAAAGGTTTCACAGAGTGGCAATCGGTAGTAAATTCACGCAACCATCAGGCCATTATTCAG ATATTAATTGATGGGAGGGACCCGAATGCTGTGGATGCTGAAGGATCGGCATTGCCAACACTCGTGTACATGGCACGTGAGAAGAGACCTCAACATCCCCACAACTTCAAAGCTGGTGCTTTGAATGCATTG ATTCGGGTGTCATCAGTTATAAGCAACGGACCAATCATCCTGACCATAGATTGCGACATGTACTCAAACAATGCAGAATCGGTGAGAGATGCATTGTGTTTTTTCATGGATGAAGAGAAGGGTCGTGAAATCGCTTACGTACAATTCCCTCAGAGCTTCCATAATCTCAGTAAGAATGATATTTATGGTAATTCCTACAAGACAATTAACGGG ATGGAATTCCACGGTATGGATGGATATGGAGGGCCAATGTACGTTGGGACCGGGTGCTTTTTTAGGAGGGAGAGTCTATGTGGGAAGAAGTATAGTGAGGAATACAAGGAGGAATGGAAAAAGGGAATGGAAGGGCGAGCAAAGGGAAATGCTATGGAGTTGGAGGATAGAGCCAAAGGTCTTGCAAGTTGCACTTGTGAAGAGAATACTCAATGGGGAaaagag ATGGGATTGAAGTATGGGACTCCAGTGGAGGATGTAACAACAGGTTTGGCAATTCAATGTAGGGGGTGGAAATCCATATATCTCAACCCAACTAGGAAAGCATTCTTGGGTATTGCACCTACAACCTTATTACAATCATTGGTGCAACATAAGAGATGGGGAGAAGGTCACCTTCAACTATTCCTCACCAAGCACTGTTCCTTCATACAAGGGCATGGCAAGATAAAGCTACAACTTCAAATGGGCAATGCTATTCTCAATGCATGGGCTGTCAATGCCTTCCCAACACTATGTTATGTTGTGGTCCCATCCCTCAGCCTTCTCAATGGCATTTCCTTatttccaaag TAG